A single Eulemur rufifrons isolate Redbay chromosome 9, OSU_ERuf_1, whole genome shotgun sequence DNA region contains:
- the ATP2A3 gene encoding sarcoplasmic/endoplasmic reticulum calcium ATPase 3 isoform X1, translating into MEAAHLLPAADVLRGFSVTAEGGLSPAQVTSARERYGPNELPTEEGKSLWELVLEQFEDLLVRILLLAALVSFVLAWFEEGEETTTAFVEPLVIVLILVANAIVGVWQERNAESAIEALKEYEPEMGKVVRSDRKGVQRIHARDIVPGDIVEVAVGDKVPADLRLIEIKSTTLRVDQSILTGESVSVTKHTHAIPDPRAVNQDKKNMLFSGTNIASGKAVGVAVATGLHTELGKIRSQMAAVEPERTPLQRKLDEFGRQLSRAISVICVAVWVININHFADPAHGGSWLRGAVYYFKIAVALAVAAIPEGLPAVITTCLALGTRRMARKNAIVRSLPSVETLGCTSVICSDKTGTLTTNQMSVCRMFVVAEAEGSSCRLHEFTISGTTYTPEGEVRQGEQPVRCGQFDGLVELATICALCNDSALDYNEAKGVYEKVGEATETALTCLVEKMNVFDTDLQALSRVERAGACNAVIKQLMRKEFTLEFSRDRKSMSVYCTPTRPDPTGLGSKMFVKGAPESVIERCSSVRVGSRTAPLTTTSREQILAKIRDWGSGSDTLRCLALATRDAPPRKEDMQLDDCSKFVQYETDLTFVGCVGMLDPPRPEVAACITRCHQAGIRVVMITGDNKGTAVAICRRLGIFGDTEDVEGKAYTGREFDDLSPEQQRHACRTACCFARVEPTHKSRIVENLQSFNEITAMTGDGVNDAPALKKAEIGIAMGSGTAVAKSAAEMVLSDDNFASIVAAVEEGRAIYNNMKQFIRYLISSNVGEVVCIFLTAILGLPEALIPVQLLWVNLVTDGLPATALGFNPPDLDIMQKLPRNPREALISGWLFFRYLAIGVYVGLATVAAATWWFLYDAEGPHVTFFQLRNFLKCSEDNPLFAGVDCEVFESRFPTTMALSVLVTIEMCNALNSVSENQSLLRMPPWLNPWLLAAVAMSMALHFLILLVPPLPLIFQVTPLSGRQWVVVLQISLPVILLDEALKYLSRNHMDGILRTVSQAWSRQPLTTSRTPDHTGRQEAKVSAGNRVESPVCTSD; encoded by the exons atggaggcggcgcaCCTGCTCCCCGCCGCCGACGTGCTGCGCGGCTTCTCGGTGACCGCCGAGGGCGGCCTGAGCCCGGCGCAGGTGACCAGCGCGCGGGAGCGCTACGGCCCCAACG AACTCCCGACTGAGGAAG GGAAGTCCCTGTGGGAGCTGGTGCTGGAACAGTTTGAGGACCTCCTGGTGCGCATCCTGCTGCTGGCCGCCCTGGTCTCCTTC GTCCTGGCCTGGTTCGAGGAGGGTGAGGAGACCACGACCGCCTTCGTGGAGCCCCTGGTCATCGTGCTGATCCTTGTCGCCAATGCCATCGTGGGCGTGTGGCAG GAACGCAATGCCGAGAGTGCTATCGAGGCCTTGAAGGAGTATGAACCTGAGATGGGCAAGGTGGTCCGCTCAGATCGCAAGGGCGTGCAGAGGATCCACGCCCGGGACATCGTCCCCGGAGACATTGTAGAAGTGGCAG TGGGGGACAAAGTGCCTGCTGACCTCCGTCTCATCGAGATCAAGTCGACCACGCTGAGAGTGGACCAGTCCATCCTGACGG GTGAATCCGTGTCTGTGACCAAACACACGCATGCCATCCCAGACCCCAGAGCTGTGAACCAGGACAAGAAGAACATGCTGTTTTCT GGTACCAATATCGCGTCGGGCAAGGCAGTGGGAGTGGCAGTGGCCACGGGCCTGCACACGGAGCTTGGCAAGATCCGCAGCCAGATGGCGGCAGTGGAGCCAGAGCGGACGCCATTGCAGCGCAAGCTGGACGAGTTCGGGCGGCAGCTGTCCCGCGCCATCTCCGTGATCTGCGTGGCCGTGTGGGTCATCAACATTAACCACTTTGCCGACCCAGCCCACGGTGGCTCCTGGCTGCGTGGCGCCGTCTACTACTTCAAGATCGCGGTGGCCCTGGCTGTGGCTGCCATCCCCGAGGGCCTCCCGGCTGTCATCACTACATGCCTGGCACTGGGCACAAGGCGCATGGCACGCAAGAACGCTATTGTGCGGAGCCTGCCCTCTGTGGAGACCCTGGGATGCACCTCGGTCATCTGCTCGGACAAGACGGGCACGCTCACCACCAATCAGATGTCTGTCTGCCGG ATGTTCGTGGTAGCGGAGGCCGAAGGGAGCTCCTGCCGTTTGCACGAGTTCACCATCTCGGGTACCACGTATACCCCCGAGGGCGAAGT gCGGCAGGGGGAGCAGCCCGTGCGCTGCGGGCAGTTCGATGGGCTGGTGGAACTGGCGACCATCTGCGCCCTGTGCAACGACTCGGCGCTGGACTACAACGAG GCCAAGGGTGTGTATGAGAAGGTGGGAGAGGCCACGGAGACGGCTCTGACTTGCCTGGTGGAGAAGATGAACGTGTTCGACACCGACCTGCAGGCCCTGTCCCGAGTGGAGCGAGCTGGCGCCTGCAATGCG GTCATCAAGCAGCTGATGCGGAAGGAGTTCACCCTGGAGTTCTCCCGAGACCGGAAGTCCATGTCGGTGTACTGCACACCCACCCGCCCCGACCCCACAGGCCTGGGCAGCAAGATGTTTGTGAAG GGGGCCCCTGAGAGTGTGATTGAGCGCTGTAGCTCAGTCCGTGTGGGGAGCCGCACAGCCCCCCTGACCACCACCTCCAGGGAGCAGATCCTGGCAAAGATCCGGGACTGGGGCTCAGGCTCAGACACGCTGCGCTGCCTAGCGCTGGCCACCCGGGATGCGCCCCCGAGGAAGGAGGACATGCAGCTGGACGACTGCAGCAAGTTTGTGCAGTACGAG ACAGACCTGACCTTCGTGGGCTGCGTGGGCATGCTGGACCCGCCGAGGCCCGAGGTGGCTGCCTGCATCACACGCTGCCACCAGGCGGGCATCCGAGTGGTCATGATCACAGGGGATAACAAAGGCACAGCCGTGGCCATCTGCCGCCGGCTTGGCATCTTTGGGGACACGGAGGACGTGGAGGGCAAGGCCTACACAGGCCGAGAATTTGATGACCTCAGCCCCGAGCAGCAACGCCACGCCTGCCGCACCGCCTGCTGCTTCGCCAGGGTGGAGCCCACACACAAGTCCCGCATCGTGGAGAACCTGCAGTCCTTCAATGAGATCACCGCCATG ACTGGTGACGGGGTGAACGACGCACCAGCCCTGAAGAAAGCGGAGATCGGCATCGCCATGGGCTCAGGCACTGCCGTGGCCAAGTCGGCCGCAGAGATGGTGCTGTCAGATGACAACTTTGCCTCCATCGTGGCTGCGGTGGAGGAGGGCCGGGCCATCTACAACAACATGAAGCAATTCATCCGCTACCTCATCTCCTCCAACGTCGGCGAGGTTGTCTG CATCTTCCTCACAGCAATTCTGGGCCTGCCCGAAGCTCTGATCCCTGTGCAGCTGCTCTGGGTCAACCTGGTGACAGATGGCCTACCTGCCACGGCCCTGGGCTTCAACCCTCCAGACCTAGACATCATGCAGAAGCTGCCCCGGAACCCTCGCGAGGCCCTCATCAGTGGCTGGCTCTTCTTCCGGTATCTGGCTATTGGAG TGTACGTGGGCCTGGCCACAGTGGCTGCCGCCACCTGGTGGTTCCTGTATGATGCTGAGGGACCTCACGTCACCTTCTTCCAGCTG AGGAACTTCCTGAAGTGCTCCGAAGACAACCCGCTCTTTGCCGGCGTCGACTGTGAGGTCTTCGAGTCACGCTTCCCCACCACCATGGCCTTGTCTGTGCTGGTGACCATTGAAATGTGCAACGCCCTCAACAG CGTCTCGGAGAACCAGTCGCTGCTGCGGATGCCGCCCTGGCTGAACCCCTGGCTGCTGGCAGCTGTGGCCATGTCCATGGCCCTGCACTTCCTCATCCTGCTCGTGCCACCCCTGCCC CTCATTTTCCAGGTGACCCCTCTGAGCGGGCGCCAGTGGGTGGTGGTGCTCCAGATATCCCTGCCTGTCATCCTGCTGGATGAGGCCCTCAAGTACCTGTCCCGGAACCACATGGACG GCATTCTCAGGACAGTCTCCCAGGCCTGGAGTAGGCAGCCGCTGACCACCTCCCGGACCCCAGACCACACCGG
- the ATP2A3 gene encoding sarcoplasmic/endoplasmic reticulum calcium ATPase 3 isoform X2 — protein sequence MEAAHLLPAADVLRGFSVTAEGGLSPAQVTSARERYGPNELPTEEGKSLWELVLEQFEDLLVRILLLAALVSFVLAWFEEGEETTTAFVEPLVIVLILVANAIVGVWQERNAESAIEALKEYEPEMGKVVRSDRKGVQRIHARDIVPGDIVEVAVGDKVPADLRLIEIKSTTLRVDQSILTGESVSVTKHTHAIPDPRAVNQDKKNMLFSGTNIASGKAVGVAVATGLHTELGKIRSQMAAVEPERTPLQRKLDEFGRQLSRAISVICVAVWVININHFADPAHGGSWLRGAVYYFKIAVALAVAAIPEGLPAVITTCLALGTRRMARKNAIVRSLPSVETLGCTSVICSDKTGTLTTNQMSVCRMFVVAEAEGSSCRLHEFTISGTTYTPEGEVRQGEQPVRCGQFDGLVELATICALCNDSALDYNEAKGVYEKVGEATETALTCLVEKMNVFDTDLQALSRVERAGACNAVIKQLMRKEFTLEFSRDRKSMSVYCTPTRPDPTGLGSKMFVKGAPESVIERCSSVRVGSRTAPLTTTSREQILAKIRDWGSGSDTLRCLALATRDAPPRKEDMQLDDCSKFVQYETDLTFVGCVGMLDPPRPEVAACITRCHQAGIRVVMITGDNKGTAVAICRRLGIFGDTEDVEGKAYTGREFDDLSPEQQRHACRTACCFARVEPTHKSRIVENLQSFNEITAMTGDGVNDAPALKKAEIGIAMGSGTAVAKSAAEMVLSDDNFASIVAAVEEGRAIYNNMKQFIRYLISSNVGEVVCIFLTAILGLPEALIPVQLLWVNLVTDGLPATALGFNPPDLDIMQKLPRNPREALISGWLFFRYLAIGVYVGLATVAAATWWFLYDAEGPHVTFFQLRNFLKCSEDNPLFAGVDCEVFESRFPTTMALSVLVTIEMCNALNSVSENQSLLRMPPWLNPWLLAAVAMSMALHFLILLVPPLPLIFQVTPLSGRQWVVVLQISLPVILLDEALKYLSRNHMEACLYPGILRTVSQAWSRQPLTTSRTPDHTGRQEAKVSAGNRVESPVCTSD from the exons atggaggcggcgcaCCTGCTCCCCGCCGCCGACGTGCTGCGCGGCTTCTCGGTGACCGCCGAGGGCGGCCTGAGCCCGGCGCAGGTGACCAGCGCGCGGGAGCGCTACGGCCCCAACG AACTCCCGACTGAGGAAG GGAAGTCCCTGTGGGAGCTGGTGCTGGAACAGTTTGAGGACCTCCTGGTGCGCATCCTGCTGCTGGCCGCCCTGGTCTCCTTC GTCCTGGCCTGGTTCGAGGAGGGTGAGGAGACCACGACCGCCTTCGTGGAGCCCCTGGTCATCGTGCTGATCCTTGTCGCCAATGCCATCGTGGGCGTGTGGCAG GAACGCAATGCCGAGAGTGCTATCGAGGCCTTGAAGGAGTATGAACCTGAGATGGGCAAGGTGGTCCGCTCAGATCGCAAGGGCGTGCAGAGGATCCACGCCCGGGACATCGTCCCCGGAGACATTGTAGAAGTGGCAG TGGGGGACAAAGTGCCTGCTGACCTCCGTCTCATCGAGATCAAGTCGACCACGCTGAGAGTGGACCAGTCCATCCTGACGG GTGAATCCGTGTCTGTGACCAAACACACGCATGCCATCCCAGACCCCAGAGCTGTGAACCAGGACAAGAAGAACATGCTGTTTTCT GGTACCAATATCGCGTCGGGCAAGGCAGTGGGAGTGGCAGTGGCCACGGGCCTGCACACGGAGCTTGGCAAGATCCGCAGCCAGATGGCGGCAGTGGAGCCAGAGCGGACGCCATTGCAGCGCAAGCTGGACGAGTTCGGGCGGCAGCTGTCCCGCGCCATCTCCGTGATCTGCGTGGCCGTGTGGGTCATCAACATTAACCACTTTGCCGACCCAGCCCACGGTGGCTCCTGGCTGCGTGGCGCCGTCTACTACTTCAAGATCGCGGTGGCCCTGGCTGTGGCTGCCATCCCCGAGGGCCTCCCGGCTGTCATCACTACATGCCTGGCACTGGGCACAAGGCGCATGGCACGCAAGAACGCTATTGTGCGGAGCCTGCCCTCTGTGGAGACCCTGGGATGCACCTCGGTCATCTGCTCGGACAAGACGGGCACGCTCACCACCAATCAGATGTCTGTCTGCCGG ATGTTCGTGGTAGCGGAGGCCGAAGGGAGCTCCTGCCGTTTGCACGAGTTCACCATCTCGGGTACCACGTATACCCCCGAGGGCGAAGT gCGGCAGGGGGAGCAGCCCGTGCGCTGCGGGCAGTTCGATGGGCTGGTGGAACTGGCGACCATCTGCGCCCTGTGCAACGACTCGGCGCTGGACTACAACGAG GCCAAGGGTGTGTATGAGAAGGTGGGAGAGGCCACGGAGACGGCTCTGACTTGCCTGGTGGAGAAGATGAACGTGTTCGACACCGACCTGCAGGCCCTGTCCCGAGTGGAGCGAGCTGGCGCCTGCAATGCG GTCATCAAGCAGCTGATGCGGAAGGAGTTCACCCTGGAGTTCTCCCGAGACCGGAAGTCCATGTCGGTGTACTGCACACCCACCCGCCCCGACCCCACAGGCCTGGGCAGCAAGATGTTTGTGAAG GGGGCCCCTGAGAGTGTGATTGAGCGCTGTAGCTCAGTCCGTGTGGGGAGCCGCACAGCCCCCCTGACCACCACCTCCAGGGAGCAGATCCTGGCAAAGATCCGGGACTGGGGCTCAGGCTCAGACACGCTGCGCTGCCTAGCGCTGGCCACCCGGGATGCGCCCCCGAGGAAGGAGGACATGCAGCTGGACGACTGCAGCAAGTTTGTGCAGTACGAG ACAGACCTGACCTTCGTGGGCTGCGTGGGCATGCTGGACCCGCCGAGGCCCGAGGTGGCTGCCTGCATCACACGCTGCCACCAGGCGGGCATCCGAGTGGTCATGATCACAGGGGATAACAAAGGCACAGCCGTGGCCATCTGCCGCCGGCTTGGCATCTTTGGGGACACGGAGGACGTGGAGGGCAAGGCCTACACAGGCCGAGAATTTGATGACCTCAGCCCCGAGCAGCAACGCCACGCCTGCCGCACCGCCTGCTGCTTCGCCAGGGTGGAGCCCACACACAAGTCCCGCATCGTGGAGAACCTGCAGTCCTTCAATGAGATCACCGCCATG ACTGGTGACGGGGTGAACGACGCACCAGCCCTGAAGAAAGCGGAGATCGGCATCGCCATGGGCTCAGGCACTGCCGTGGCCAAGTCGGCCGCAGAGATGGTGCTGTCAGATGACAACTTTGCCTCCATCGTGGCTGCGGTGGAGGAGGGCCGGGCCATCTACAACAACATGAAGCAATTCATCCGCTACCTCATCTCCTCCAACGTCGGCGAGGTTGTCTG CATCTTCCTCACAGCAATTCTGGGCCTGCCCGAAGCTCTGATCCCTGTGCAGCTGCTCTGGGTCAACCTGGTGACAGATGGCCTACCTGCCACGGCCCTGGGCTTCAACCCTCCAGACCTAGACATCATGCAGAAGCTGCCCCGGAACCCTCGCGAGGCCCTCATCAGTGGCTGGCTCTTCTTCCGGTATCTGGCTATTGGAG TGTACGTGGGCCTGGCCACAGTGGCTGCCGCCACCTGGTGGTTCCTGTATGATGCTGAGGGACCTCACGTCACCTTCTTCCAGCTG AGGAACTTCCTGAAGTGCTCCGAAGACAACCCGCTCTTTGCCGGCGTCGACTGTGAGGTCTTCGAGTCACGCTTCCCCACCACCATGGCCTTGTCTGTGCTGGTGACCATTGAAATGTGCAACGCCCTCAACAG CGTCTCGGAGAACCAGTCGCTGCTGCGGATGCCGCCCTGGCTGAACCCCTGGCTGCTGGCAGCTGTGGCCATGTCCATGGCCCTGCACTTCCTCATCCTGCTCGTGCCACCCCTGCCC CTCATTTTCCAGGTGACCCCTCTGAGCGGGCGCCAGTGGGTGGTGGTGCTCCAGATATCCCTGCCTGTCATCCTGCTGGATGAGGCCCTCAAGTACCTGTCCCGGAACCACATGGA GGCCTGTCTTTATCCAGGCATTCTCAGGACAGTCTCCCAGGCCTGGAGTAGGCAGCCGCTGACCACCTCCCGGACCCCAGACCACACCGG
- the ATP2A3 gene encoding sarcoplasmic/endoplasmic reticulum calcium ATPase 3 isoform X4 yields the protein MEAAHLLPAADVLRGFSVTAEGGLSPAQVTSARERYGPNELPTEEGKSLWELVLEQFEDLLVRILLLAALVSFVLAWFEEGEETTTAFVEPLVIVLILVANAIVGVWQERNAESAIEALKEYEPEMGKVVRSDRKGVQRIHARDIVPGDIVEVAVGDKVPADLRLIEIKSTTLRVDQSILTGESVSVTKHTHAIPDPRAVNQDKKNMLFSGTNIASGKAVGVAVATGLHTELGKIRSQMAAVEPERTPLQRKLDEFGRQLSRAISVICVAVWVININHFADPAHGGSWLRGAVYYFKIAVALAVAAIPEGLPAVITTCLALGTRRMARKNAIVRSLPSVETLGCTSVICSDKTGTLTTNQMSVCRMFVVAEAEGSSCRLHEFTISGTTYTPEGEVRQGEQPVRCGQFDGLVELATICALCNDSALDYNEAKGVYEKVGEATETALTCLVEKMNVFDTDLQALSRVERAGACNAVIKQLMRKEFTLEFSRDRKSMSVYCTPTRPDPTGLGSKMFVKGAPESVIERCSSVRVGSRTAPLTTTSREQILAKIRDWGSGSDTLRCLALATRDAPPRKEDMQLDDCSKFVQYETDLTFVGCVGMLDPPRPEVAACITRCHQAGIRVVMITGDNKGTAVAICRRLGIFGDTEDVEGKAYTGREFDDLSPEQQRHACRTACCFARVEPTHKSRIVENLQSFNEITAMTGDGVNDAPALKKAEIGIAMGSGTAVAKSAAEMVLSDDNFASIVAAVEEGRAIYNNMKQFIRYLISSNVGEVVCIFLTAILGLPEALIPVQLLWVNLVTDGLPATALGFNPPDLDIMQKLPRNPREALISGWLFFRYLAIGVYVGLATVAAATWWFLYDAEGPHVTFFQLRNFLKCSEDNPLFAGVDCEVFESRFPTTMALSVLVTIEMCNALNSVSENQSLLRMPPWLNPWLLAAVAMSMALHFLILLVPPLPLIFQVTPLSGRQWVVVLQISLPVILLDEALKYLSRNHMDDKKQK from the exons atggaggcggcgcaCCTGCTCCCCGCCGCCGACGTGCTGCGCGGCTTCTCGGTGACCGCCGAGGGCGGCCTGAGCCCGGCGCAGGTGACCAGCGCGCGGGAGCGCTACGGCCCCAACG AACTCCCGACTGAGGAAG GGAAGTCCCTGTGGGAGCTGGTGCTGGAACAGTTTGAGGACCTCCTGGTGCGCATCCTGCTGCTGGCCGCCCTGGTCTCCTTC GTCCTGGCCTGGTTCGAGGAGGGTGAGGAGACCACGACCGCCTTCGTGGAGCCCCTGGTCATCGTGCTGATCCTTGTCGCCAATGCCATCGTGGGCGTGTGGCAG GAACGCAATGCCGAGAGTGCTATCGAGGCCTTGAAGGAGTATGAACCTGAGATGGGCAAGGTGGTCCGCTCAGATCGCAAGGGCGTGCAGAGGATCCACGCCCGGGACATCGTCCCCGGAGACATTGTAGAAGTGGCAG TGGGGGACAAAGTGCCTGCTGACCTCCGTCTCATCGAGATCAAGTCGACCACGCTGAGAGTGGACCAGTCCATCCTGACGG GTGAATCCGTGTCTGTGACCAAACACACGCATGCCATCCCAGACCCCAGAGCTGTGAACCAGGACAAGAAGAACATGCTGTTTTCT GGTACCAATATCGCGTCGGGCAAGGCAGTGGGAGTGGCAGTGGCCACGGGCCTGCACACGGAGCTTGGCAAGATCCGCAGCCAGATGGCGGCAGTGGAGCCAGAGCGGACGCCATTGCAGCGCAAGCTGGACGAGTTCGGGCGGCAGCTGTCCCGCGCCATCTCCGTGATCTGCGTGGCCGTGTGGGTCATCAACATTAACCACTTTGCCGACCCAGCCCACGGTGGCTCCTGGCTGCGTGGCGCCGTCTACTACTTCAAGATCGCGGTGGCCCTGGCTGTGGCTGCCATCCCCGAGGGCCTCCCGGCTGTCATCACTACATGCCTGGCACTGGGCACAAGGCGCATGGCACGCAAGAACGCTATTGTGCGGAGCCTGCCCTCTGTGGAGACCCTGGGATGCACCTCGGTCATCTGCTCGGACAAGACGGGCACGCTCACCACCAATCAGATGTCTGTCTGCCGG ATGTTCGTGGTAGCGGAGGCCGAAGGGAGCTCCTGCCGTTTGCACGAGTTCACCATCTCGGGTACCACGTATACCCCCGAGGGCGAAGT gCGGCAGGGGGAGCAGCCCGTGCGCTGCGGGCAGTTCGATGGGCTGGTGGAACTGGCGACCATCTGCGCCCTGTGCAACGACTCGGCGCTGGACTACAACGAG GCCAAGGGTGTGTATGAGAAGGTGGGAGAGGCCACGGAGACGGCTCTGACTTGCCTGGTGGAGAAGATGAACGTGTTCGACACCGACCTGCAGGCCCTGTCCCGAGTGGAGCGAGCTGGCGCCTGCAATGCG GTCATCAAGCAGCTGATGCGGAAGGAGTTCACCCTGGAGTTCTCCCGAGACCGGAAGTCCATGTCGGTGTACTGCACACCCACCCGCCCCGACCCCACAGGCCTGGGCAGCAAGATGTTTGTGAAG GGGGCCCCTGAGAGTGTGATTGAGCGCTGTAGCTCAGTCCGTGTGGGGAGCCGCACAGCCCCCCTGACCACCACCTCCAGGGAGCAGATCCTGGCAAAGATCCGGGACTGGGGCTCAGGCTCAGACACGCTGCGCTGCCTAGCGCTGGCCACCCGGGATGCGCCCCCGAGGAAGGAGGACATGCAGCTGGACGACTGCAGCAAGTTTGTGCAGTACGAG ACAGACCTGACCTTCGTGGGCTGCGTGGGCATGCTGGACCCGCCGAGGCCCGAGGTGGCTGCCTGCATCACACGCTGCCACCAGGCGGGCATCCGAGTGGTCATGATCACAGGGGATAACAAAGGCACAGCCGTGGCCATCTGCCGCCGGCTTGGCATCTTTGGGGACACGGAGGACGTGGAGGGCAAGGCCTACACAGGCCGAGAATTTGATGACCTCAGCCCCGAGCAGCAACGCCACGCCTGCCGCACCGCCTGCTGCTTCGCCAGGGTGGAGCCCACACACAAGTCCCGCATCGTGGAGAACCTGCAGTCCTTCAATGAGATCACCGCCATG ACTGGTGACGGGGTGAACGACGCACCAGCCCTGAAGAAAGCGGAGATCGGCATCGCCATGGGCTCAGGCACTGCCGTGGCCAAGTCGGCCGCAGAGATGGTGCTGTCAGATGACAACTTTGCCTCCATCGTGGCTGCGGTGGAGGAGGGCCGGGCCATCTACAACAACATGAAGCAATTCATCCGCTACCTCATCTCCTCCAACGTCGGCGAGGTTGTCTG CATCTTCCTCACAGCAATTCTGGGCCTGCCCGAAGCTCTGATCCCTGTGCAGCTGCTCTGGGTCAACCTGGTGACAGATGGCCTACCTGCCACGGCCCTGGGCTTCAACCCTCCAGACCTAGACATCATGCAGAAGCTGCCCCGGAACCCTCGCGAGGCCCTCATCAGTGGCTGGCTCTTCTTCCGGTATCTGGCTATTGGAG TGTACGTGGGCCTGGCCACAGTGGCTGCCGCCACCTGGTGGTTCCTGTATGATGCTGAGGGACCTCACGTCACCTTCTTCCAGCTG AGGAACTTCCTGAAGTGCTCCGAAGACAACCCGCTCTTTGCCGGCGTCGACTGTGAGGTCTTCGAGTCACGCTTCCCCACCACCATGGCCTTGTCTGTGCTGGTGACCATTGAAATGTGCAACGCCCTCAACAG CGTCTCGGAGAACCAGTCGCTGCTGCGGATGCCGCCCTGGCTGAACCCCTGGCTGCTGGCAGCTGTGGCCATGTCCATGGCCCTGCACTTCCTCATCCTGCTCGTGCCACCCCTGCCC CTCATTTTCCAGGTGACCCCTCTGAGCGGGCGCCAGTGGGTGGTGGTGCTCCAGATATCCCTGCCTGTCATCCTGCTGGATGAGGCCCTCAAGTACCTGTCCCGGAACCACATGGACG